The window AGGGTTGATAAGCCCATATGTCTGAAACGGCTTGCCCCTCATCCTTTCCTAAGCGCCTTTCGTAAATTGGCCAAGCTTGCCCAAGAACAATCTTAATGTAGCCAAGTTCATAGAATCGGTCTAACTTCTGGTGTTGCGATAACTCCGACATGTTTTCGCCAATATCTTGCAGTAGTGCGCCAGGAATAGCCCAGTGCCTTCCTTTTGAAGATGGGTCAAAACCTCTCCACGGCTTACCGGATTCACCCCCACGCAGACCCGCACCTGTCAGTACGTTCCCATAGTAATTAGTTCTGTAACCTTGGTCGTCTTTGACGAAATGTTCTTCAACATGCCCTTTCATATAAGGACGTTTGGGGTATGTCCATGTAAAAGTATCAGTTTTCGAATAGAAAAGGATCACATCATGGACAGGACCATACCTATGTATCTTGTTATGTGCTCCAGTCCGCCGCCAAATAATTTCATTTTTATAATTTCTCGCCCCAAACACCGCATCCATGAGCAACTTCAGGTAATGACTCGCTGTCGGGTCGCAGTGGAGGTAAATGCTCCCCGTAGATTTCAGAACACGCCGCAATTCGATAAGTCTGGGGGCCATCATGACGAGATAGGCGAGCATGTCGCAGGGGCCGAGGAATGTGCGGAAAGCCTGCATGACGTCGGCAACACGCCCGCCGGCGGTAACCAGGTCGGCAAAGACTACTTCATCCTCCTGATTCCATGTCCAAGTATCTTCAAACGCAAGTATCTGCGAAGCGGCCCGGCTCCCGTCCTGTTCCTTGAAAAGGATATTGTAATTCTGGTTGCTCTTGAAAGGAGGGTCAAGATACACGAGGTCAACGGACTCGGAGTCGATGTGCTGTCTCAGAACATCCAGGTTGTCGCCATAATAGAGTACGTTTTCCATTTCCACCAGCTTTTAGGTACTGAAAATTGTCTGAACCATGATTCATGGGATTTAAGGATTACCATGATTGAGCACTCAGGCACTTAGGCACTCAGGCACTAAGGCACTTACTTCGGCATTTGGTTCATAAACTGCTTGGAGAGAAGATCCCGTGATTCCTGAACCGACTTATCGTTGGGAGTAATAGTGAGAATCTTGTCCAGGCAGGCGAGAGCGCCGGAATAGAATCCGCTCGAATAGAGGATAGTGGCATAGGTTTTCCAGACTTCTGTCCTGGATACATCATCAGTCGCCCTGTTTTGCTCCGTCTGGACCAGAGCGTAGGCTTTTTCACGTTCCCCGGTGCGGTCCAGGAGAGCATAGACATGGAGCCTGTCATCCATTCCGCTCCTGGAAAATAGAGGCGAGGCCATTTCCTTGGCGATGTAATTTTTGATCTCTTTGTCCAGGTTTACGGAAGCCAGGACCTGATAGAGGAGCACTCTCTTTCCCAAATCATTCGAGGTCTTGGAAAGGGCGCCTTTGGCCGCACGAAGCGCGTTCGCCGAATCGCCGATCGAGGCATACCTCTCTGCAAGCTGAGCAAAACCGATGAAATAGTTGGTAACCAGATGGAGCGTGTTCGGCGGAATATAGTTGTTGGGATCGGAGAGGCCGCGGTACTTGTATTTATTGAATACATTGTTATCCAATACAGGAATATTCACCATCATCTCACCGGGCCGCGCGGTGGCTTGTACAAGTTTGTACACCATGCCTTCCATTGTCAGGTGCCCATCCAGTCCGATCATGTTCTCACGTGCTACGGTCACCGCAAAATATATGGGGCGCTTCCAGTTCACCCAGTCGATGATGCTTTTGACCATTTCATCCTGCACGCGGAGAATGGCGACAGGTCCATCCTGGGATTCAATTTTCTGCGGGGTGACAAGATTCCATTTGATTCCCGCAGATTCCACTTCTTTTCCCTCCACCGGCCAGACCCGTCTGAGGATTGACTCCTCGTTATGGCCGGTCAGCACCTTCTCGATAAACTGATCGTCATATTTCATCGGGACGCTCAATCCGGAAGAGTACTGAGGCCCGATGTTCCTCCCCTCGTTTTTAAGCTGAAGGATGTACCAGTCCGTGTTGAGGAGGCTGAGATTGATGAGGCGGATGTCTTTCCGGAACCCTTTAACTTCCTGGAGATACCAGAGCGGGAATGTATCGTTGTCGCCGTTGGTGAAGAGTATCGCATCCTTGTCGCAGGAAACGAGAATATTATAGGCGTAATCCCACGGCGTCCAGTCGTCTGCACGGTCATGCACCTGGTAATTGGAGAAACGGGGATCGATATGGTTTGAAAGGGCCGCCGCCGGGGCAAGCGTTCCGAACACGATGAACAGACCCACTGTCACCGGCGCAATCGCCCGGTTCAGCTTTTTGGCTTCCATCCACTCCCGGATATCGGTGATGACTCCGTATATTCCGAACCCTATCCAGAACATGATGGTATAATAGGAGCAAAGAAAGAAATAACCGCGTTCCCGCACCTGGGGATTGTCCATGTTCAAGTAAAGCACCAGTCCGATCGATGTGGCAATAAAAAAGGTGAATAGCGGCAAAAACCTTCGCACGTCCACCCGGATATGGGTATAGAGCCCGTACAGAAGAAGCGAAAAAAGGAGCACCGAAAGCGGTACAGGGCTATTCAGATTAACTTCGCTCGGAGTATCTGCAGAGCGGTTGTTATGGAAATTTACAGTTATTGTCGGTCCCCATTGGGGAAACTGCTGAAGCAGGTATCGGAGATACATGTAGCCGAACTGGTAATTGAATTCGGCTTTCCGTGCAGGGATGGTGGAAATCATTCCCGACATGGTTCCCTGGCCGTACTGTTCACGGTCGAGATAGTTCTTGTACCGTTCCCAGGTTTGTGGATCGCCCTC is drawn from Candidatus Latescibacter sp. and contains these coding sequences:
- a CDS encoding DUF2723 domain-containing protein; translation: MTEGKINKIVAAGVFIVTFCIYLKTVAPTISFWDCGEFITCSFIMGTPHPPGSPLLSLIGKVMSLIPFYDFRGTGFSEIAYRINLIDVLLGALTAMLAYLIMVRLIRKFKPSSGNRFETAIVLFSAAVTAFLTAFADEFWNNAIETETYMPSLFISMLAVWLTLGWDERKKDPGALKYLFLAAYIIGLGNGIHPISLLIVPTIFLLVLFGRPDWFASMKLWIYFGLFLFAFAVIEFFGGYEISYLFIAVFALASPIVLYKLYQKSRELWKLTLIGMILCSSLYVIGYSVYPTVMVRASKHAAINEGDPQTWERYKNYLDREQYGQGTMSGMISTIPARKAEFNYQFGYMYLRYLLQQFPQWGPTITVNFHNNRSADTPSEVNLNSPVPLSVLLFSLLLYGLYTHIRVDVRRFLPLFTFFIATSIGLVLYLNMDNPQVRERGYFFLCSYYTIMFWIGFGIYGVITDIREWMEAKKLNRAIAPVTVGLFIVFGTLAPAAALSNHIDPRFSNYQVHDRADDWTPWDYAYNILVSCDKDAILFTNGDNDTFPLWYLQEVKGFRKDIRLINLSLLNTDWYILQLKNEGRNIGPQYSSGLSVPMKYDDQFIEKVLTGHNEESILRRVWPVEGKEVESAGIKWNLVTPQKIESQDGPVAILRVQDEMVKSIIDWVNWKRPIYFAVTVARENMIGLDGHLTMEGMVYKLVQATARPGEMMVNIPVLDNNVFNKYKYRGLSDPNNYIPPNTLHLVTNYFIGFAQLAERYASIGDSANALRAAKGALSKTSNDLGKRVLLYQVLASVNLDKEIKNYIAKEMASPLFSRSGMDDRLHVYALLDRTGEREKAYALVQTEQNRATDDVSRTEVWKTYATILYSSGFYSGALACLDKILTITPNDKSVQESRDLLSKQFMNQMPK
- a CDS encoding DNA methyltransferase, which translates into the protein MENVLYYGDNLDVLRQHIDSESVDLVYLDPPFKSNQNYNILFKEQDGSRAASQILAFEDTWTWNQEDEVVFADLVTAGGRVADVMQAFRTFLGPCDMLAYLVMMAPRLIELRRVLKSTGSIYLHCDPTASHYLKLLMDAVFGARNYKNEIIWRRTGAHNKIHRYGPVHDVILFYSKTDTFTWTYPKRPYMKGHVEEHFVKDDQGYRTNYYGNVLTGAGLRGGESGKPWRGFDPSSKGRHWAIPGALLQDIGENMSELSQHQKLDRFYELGYIKIVLGQAWPIYERRLGKDEGQAVSDIWAYQPYTNGTVFGNNEGIDEDVRWLSTKDQERLGYPTQKPEALLERIIKASSNEGDIVLDPFCGCGTTIAVAQKLGRRWIGIDITHLAITLMKSRLLEAFSGMAHYKVLGEPVSVPDAAELAASDPYQFQWWALGLVGARPVEQKKGADKGIDGKIIFQAEETGKFDTVILSVKAGHTNVAHVRDLRGVVEREKAAIGVLISMEEHSGPMKNEAVTAGFYESSSWGRKYPKIQLFTIAELLAGKQIDMPPIRQVGMTFKKAPKAVSPKAENLKLEF